The following coding sequences lie in one Apium graveolens cultivar Ventura chromosome 3, ASM990537v1, whole genome shotgun sequence genomic window:
- the LOC141713353 gene encoding uncharacterized protein LOC141713353, which yields MADNKNAHHVVEIPVDEEHRHKILSAMTTISAIQNHPLMEISNSPGHLLLLKLWQTEEDLYSRKLAKIESRLDSIRSEIFQLCCFFFLFHGFFLTILSAPVAYTNNVKDHVHVCHRWWVPSLLSLSTSLALILLVQVKLCRYWKVWKQLQGERTDNRSLTRCIQELRMKGASFDLSKEPVNAKRMKSSSVEIKWKPMTWCSQSLITICLLCLTALLFPASRFILCV from the coding sequence ATGGCAGACAACAAAAATGCACACCATGTAGTCGAAATCCCCGTCGACGAAGAGCACCGACACAAAATTCTCTCTGCCATGACCACTATTTCCGCGATACAAAATCATCCACTAATGGAAATCTCTAATAGCCCTGGCCATCTCTTACTTCTCAAGCTATGGCAAACAGAAGAAGATTTATATAGCCGAAAATTAGCTAAGATCGAATCACGCCTCGACTCCATCCGATCAGAAATATTCCAATTATGCTGTTTCTTCTTTTTATTTCACGGATTTTTCTTAACAATTTTATCTGCACCTGTCGCATATACTAACAATGTTAAGGATCATGTCCATGTTTGTCACAGATGGTGGGTCCCGTCTTTGTTATCACTGTCTACTTCACTTGCTTTGATTTTGTTGGTTCAGGTGAAACTGTGCAGGTACTGGAAAGTGTGGAAGCAGCTACAAGGAGAGCGAACCGATAATCGGAGCTTAACGAGGTGTATTCAAGAGCTCAGGATGAAAGGGGCAAGTTTTGATTTGTCTAAAGAGCCCGTAAATGCAAAGAGAATGAAGAGTTCCAGTGTGGAGATCAAGTGGAAGCCAATGACTTGGTGTTCTCAGAGTTTGATAACTATCTGCCTACTCTGCTTGACTGCCTTGTTGTTTCCTGCTTCCAGATTCATTCTCTGCGTTTGA